In Selenomonas dianae, a genomic segment contains:
- the glmM gene encoding phosphoglucosamine mutase, with product MMRLFGTDGVRGEANTELTPELAYYLGRAATLYFGEKSDVRPRILIGRDTRISGEMFEAALTSGICSAGGIALLAGVVPTPAVAYLTREHKMQAGIVISASHNPFHDNGIKFFGGDGYKLPDAVEDELETLVRRLQTNDDAARPTGRDIGVVEYRDDLLNQYIDYVAGTCSERFDGMKIVLDCANGAAYEAMPKVLRRLGAEVKVIHALPNGVNINDGCGSTHLDSLRRTVLECHADLGIAHDGDADRCLCLDEKGELIDGDHILVACAAEMIRAGRLPHKTVVTTVMANIGFHKAIAALGGRVDVTAVGDRYVLESMRKNGYTIGGEQSGHIIFAAHATTGDGLITALQVLAALRRSGKKASELNAMMTTYPQLLVNVRVKTKAGWEENTAIRAAIAEGERILGSEGRVLVRPSGTEPLIRVMAEGSDQTQLEEVCGAIVEVVKREQGEA from the coding sequence ATGATGAGACTTTTTGGTACGGACGGCGTACGCGGTGAGGCCAATACGGAGCTGACACCGGAGCTTGCCTATTATCTTGGGCGTGCAGCGACGCTTTATTTCGGTGAGAAGTCGGATGTGCGTCCGCGCATTCTGATCGGGCGCGATACACGCATCTCGGGCGAGATGTTCGAGGCGGCTCTGACATCGGGCATTTGCTCGGCGGGAGGGATTGCCCTTCTCGCAGGGGTTGTGCCGACTCCTGCGGTCGCCTATCTCACGCGCGAGCACAAGATGCAGGCGGGCATTGTGATCTCTGCCTCGCACAATCCGTTTCATGACAACGGGATCAAGTTCTTCGGCGGGGACGGCTACAAGCTGCCGGATGCGGTGGAGGATGAGCTGGAGACACTCGTGCGCCGCCTTCAGACGAATGACGATGCGGCGCGTCCGACGGGACGAGACATCGGCGTTGTGGAGTACCGCGACGATCTTCTGAATCAGTACATCGACTATGTGGCGGGGACGTGTTCGGAGCGTTTCGACGGGATGAAGATCGTACTGGACTGTGCGAACGGTGCGGCGTACGAGGCGATGCCGAAGGTGCTGCGCCGTCTCGGGGCGGAGGTCAAGGTCATCCATGCGCTCCCGAACGGGGTGAACATCAACGACGGGTGCGGCTCGACACATCTGGACTCGCTGCGCCGTACGGTGTTGGAGTGCCATGCGGATCTCGGCATTGCACATGACGGGGATGCGGATCGCTGCCTTTGTCTTGATGAAAAGGGCGAACTGATCGACGGCGACCACATTCTCGTCGCGTGTGCGGCGGAGATGATTCGTGCGGGTCGTTTGCCGCACAAGACGGTCGTGACGACGGTGATGGCAAACATCGGCTTCCACAAGGCGATTGCAGCGCTTGGCGGGCGCGTCGATGTGACGGCGGTCGGCGACCGCTATGTGCTTGAGTCCATGCGCAAGAACGGCTATACGATCGGCGGCGAGCAGTCGGGGCATATCATCTTTGCTGCGCACGCAACGACGGGCGACGGGCTCATCACGGCGCTGCAGGTGCTTGCGGCACTCCGCCGCAGCGGGAAGAAGGCATCGGAGCTGAACGCAATGATGACGACGTATCCGCAGCTTCTCGTCAATGTGCGCGTCAAGACGAAGGCGGGCTGGGAGGAAAATACCGCCATCCGCGCCGCGATTGCGGAGGGGGAGCGTATTCTCGGCAGCGAGGGGCGCGTGCTCGTGCGTCCCTCCGGCACGGAGCCGCTCATCCGCGTGATGGCGGAGGGCAGCGATCAAACGCAGCTGGAAGAGGTCTGCGGTGCGATCGTTGAGGTTGTAAAGCGGGAGCAGGGTGAGGCATAA
- a CDS encoding NAD(P)/FAD-dependent oxidoreductase, which produces MIRVKNLRVPYDDVRPLAEIAAERLNQSPCAVRGVIVVHKALDARRRKGTPIAWVYALDVALDHERAVLGRLRRDADVMPAPVSVPMEIPRVGAVPAHRPVVVGFGPAGIFAAWTLARAGLCPLVLERGQDVDRRTADVARFWQTGVLDPASNVQFGEGGAGTFSDGKLTARSNDPRMHEIIEAFIAAGAPEEIRCLQKPHIGTDVLRDVVKNLRRAIIRMGGTVRFGAQVTGVELRAGRVAALVVNDAERIPVEAVFFGIGHSARDTYAMLCAAGLHMEAKAFAVGVRIEHAQAWIDRMQYGAAAGSPQLPVADYAMTYRDEAGGRGVYSFCMCPGGTVVAAASEMGRLVTNGMSNYHRDSGVANSALLVQVSPADWDGTVLGGIAFQRTIEERAFRAGGGDYRAPVQSVGDFLAGKTGARDFTVTPTYAPGVRTADLRAVLPEMCTASLARALRFWEERVPGFGAADVPLTGVESRSSAPCRIVRTAATMESVSAAGVYPIGEGAGYAGGIMSAALDGRKAALAFLGKIQ; this is translated from the coding sequence ATGATTCGCGTGAAAAATCTGCGCGTTCCCTATGATGACGTGCGTCCGCTCGCAGAAATAGCGGCGGAGCGTCTGAACCAATCACCCTGCGCTGTGCGCGGGGTGATTGTTGTTCATAAGGCACTGGATGCGCGGCGCAGGAAGGGGACGCCGATTGCGTGGGTCTATGCGCTGGATGTCGCACTTGACCATGAGCGTGCAGTGCTCGGACGTCTGCGCAGGGATGCGGATGTGATGCCGGCACCGGTGTCCGTACCGATGGAGATCCCCCGTGTGGGTGCAGTTCCGGCACATCGTCCCGTGGTTGTGGGGTTCGGCCCTGCGGGGATCTTTGCCGCATGGACGCTCGCGCGTGCGGGGCTCTGTCCGCTCGTGCTCGAACGCGGGCAGGATGTGGATCGCCGTACGGCGGATGTCGCGCGGTTTTGGCAGACGGGCGTGCTCGATCCCGCATCGAATGTACAGTTTGGTGAGGGCGGTGCGGGAACGTTTTCGGATGGGAAACTGACGGCACGCAGCAATGACCCGCGTATGCACGAGATCATCGAGGCGTTTATCGCGGCGGGCGCACCCGAGGAAATCCGCTGTCTGCAAAAGCCTCACATCGGGACGGATGTTCTGCGGGATGTGGTGAAAAATCTGCGCCGTGCCATCATCCGCATGGGCGGTACGGTGCGCTTCGGTGCACAGGTGACGGGTGTGGAGCTGCGTGCGGGACGGGTTGCGGCTCTTGTGGTGAACGATGCGGAGCGGATTCCCGTGGAGGCGGTCTTTTTCGGCATCGGGCATTCGGCACGCGATACCTATGCAATGCTGTGTGCGGCAGGGCTTCACATGGAGGCAAAGGCGTTTGCTGTGGGGGTGCGCATCGAGCACGCACAGGCATGGATCGACCGGATGCAGTACGGAGCGGCGGCGGGCAGTCCGCAGCTCCCTGTGGCGGACTATGCCATGACCTACCGTGACGAGGCGGGGGGGCGCGGTGTCTACTCGTTCTGTATGTGTCCCGGCGGCACGGTGGTCGCTGCGGCTTCGGAGATGGGGCGGCTCGTGACGAACGGGATGAGCAACTATCACAGGGATTCGGGCGTTGCCAACAGTGCTCTCCTCGTACAGGTCAGTCCCGCAGACTGGGATGGCACGGTGCTCGGTGGCATTGCTTTTCAGCGAACCATTGAGGAGCGTGCATTTCGTGCGGGTGGCGGGGACTACCGTGCTCCTGTGCAGTCTGTGGGGGACTTCCTTGCGGGAAAAACAGGGGCGCGGGATTTTACTGTTACGCCGACGTATGCGCCGGGCGTGCGGACTGCGGATCTGCGTGCCGTACTGCCGGAGATGTGTACGGCATCGCTTGCGCGTGCGCTCCGATTCTGGGAGGAGCGCGTGCCGGGCTTCGGCGCGGCGGATGTCCCGCTAACGGGGGTGGAGTCGCGTTCCTCCGCGCCGTGCCGGATTGTGCGTACGGCGGCGACGATGGAATCCGTTTCGGCGGCGGGGGTGTATCCGATCGGCGAGGGGGCGGGCTATGCGGGCGGTATCATGAGCGCCGCACTCGACGGACGGAAAGCCGCGCTTGCATTTTTGGGGAAGATACAGTAG
- a CDS encoding CdaR family protein, whose translation MMERLRSMVQHNLPAKIVALIVAVVLWLYVMNDQNPAMEGTYTVPVTIENAPEGYQMSADADSVTIRVRGPRSFFVAAERGDFHARMSLADFTEGTRAYAVEASIPYGFDLVGISPDKINVNLDRIVEQPVLAVVATDGFPAEGFTVAKFEQEYKTVMIEGPRSLVDQVAQATGHINLNGLSSDDTAEVKLVPLNADGREVAGVTLNPSTTHVFLKFARSLSRKVVEVEAHPRSDLPPALKLEGITVEPSRIEIAGTGDVIGTITSIGTEEFSLADVHTTEKRTVKLVLPPGVTVTDPNVTVEIKVGAMK comes from the coding sequence ATGATGGAAAGGCTTCGGAGTATGGTGCAGCACAATCTGCCGGCAAAGATTGTTGCGCTCATCGTTGCGGTTGTGCTCTGGCTCTATGTGATGAACGATCAGAATCCCGCGATGGAGGGGACGTATACCGTCCCGGTGACGATCGAGAATGCGCCGGAGGGCTATCAGATGTCCGCCGATGCCGATTCGGTGACGATCCGTGTGCGCGGACCGCGTTCCTTCTTCGTTGCGGCGGAGCGCGGAGATTTCCACGCACGGATGAGCCTTGCCGACTTCACGGAGGGAACGCGGGCGTATGCCGTGGAGGCTTCGATCCCGTACGGGTTCGATCTCGTTGGGATCTCGCCGGATAAGATCAATGTGAATCTGGATCGGATCGTGGAACAGCCTGTTCTCGCGGTTGTGGCGACGGACGGTTTTCCTGCGGAAGGGTTCACCGTGGCGAAGTTTGAGCAGGAATATAAAACGGTCATGATTGAGGGTCCGCGCAGTCTGGTCGATCAGGTTGCCCAAGCGACGGGACATATCAATTTGAACGGGCTTTCGAGCGACGATACGGCAGAGGTGAAACTGGTGCCGTTGAATGCAGATGGACGAGAAGTGGCGGGGGTCACCCTCAACCCGTCCACAACGCACGTTTTCCTTAAATTTGCACGCAGTCTCTCACGCAAGGTGGTGGAGGTCGAGGCGCATCCGCGCAGTGATCTTCCTCCTGCACTGAAGCTCGAAGGGATCACGGTGGAGCCGTCCCGCATTGAGATCGCGGGAACGGGGGATGTGATCGGCACAATCACAAGCATCGGGACGGAGGAGTTCTCCCTCGCGGATGTGCATACGACGGAGAAACGCACGGTGAAGCTCGTGCTGCCTCCGGGCGTGACGGTGACGGATCCGAATGTGACGGTGGAGATCAAGGTTGGAGCAATGAAATGA
- the cdaA gene encoding diadenylate cyclase CdaA, which produces MPLDLTIPTQFRGILSTITLLDVVDILIVAFILYRVYVMLEDTRAITLAKGILVLLGVTVVASYFELHVISWLLQKSVTLLFVALPIVFQPELRRTLEHLGQGRFFRAGGLVDEEEAQSTIREIRSAVKILSANKIGALLVIERDMGLNDISATGIQIDGLITSDFLMNVFIPNTPLHDGAAVIRGKRLIAAGCLLPLTENRSLSTELGTRHRAAIGLSEQCDALVVVVSEETGTISIAENGRIHRHLDADQLTHILTPAFAYSSRPSILELVRSWRKK; this is translated from the coding sequence ATGCCTCTTGATCTTACGATACCGACACAGTTTCGCGGTATCCTGTCAACCATTACGCTGCTCGATGTCGTCGATATTCTGATTGTGGCGTTTATCCTCTACCGTGTTTATGTGATGCTGGAGGATACGCGTGCCATTACGCTCGCCAAGGGGATTCTCGTGCTCCTCGGTGTAACGGTTGTTGCGAGCTATTTCGAGCTGCATGTGATCTCGTGGCTGCTTCAAAAGTCTGTGACACTGCTCTTTGTCGCGCTGCCGATCGTGTTCCAGCCGGAGCTGCGGCGCACGCTCGAACATCTGGGGCAGGGGCGTTTTTTCCGTGCGGGCGGACTGGTCGATGAGGAGGAGGCACAGAGTACGATCCGCGAGATCCGCAGCGCGGTCAAGATCCTGTCGGCGAACAAGATCGGTGCGCTGCTCGTCATCGAGCGCGATATGGGGCTGAACGACATCAGTGCGACGGGCATTCAGATCGACGGTCTCATTACGTCGGATTTTCTGATGAACGTGTTCATTCCCAACACGCCGCTGCATGACGGGGCGGCGGTGATCCGCGGCAAGCGTCTGATTGCGGCGGGCTGCCTTCTGCCCTTGACGGAGAACCGCTCTCTCTCGACGGAACTTGGAACGCGCCACCGTGCGGCCATCGGTCTCTCGGAGCAGTGTGATGCACTCGTCGTCGTGGTGAGCGAGGAGACGGGGACGATCTCGATTGCGGAGAACGGGCGGATTCACCGCCATCTGGACGCCGATCAGCTGACGCATATCCTGACCCCTGCATTTGCATACAGTTCGCGTCCGTCCATTTTGGAACTTGTTCGAAGCTGGAGGAAGAAATGA
- a CDS encoding branched-chain amino acid aminotransferase produces the protein MAKADIDWGNLGFGYRALPQRYVSDYADGAWDAGGLTSDATVVLSECAGILHYCQEVFEGLKAYETVHGDIVTFRPDLNAARMYHSAAYLEMPSFPQERFLEAVDAVVAANRDYVPPYGSDASLYLRPLIFATGEVIGVKPADAYQFRLFATPVGPYFKGGAKPVRLCVSDFDRAAPHGTGHIKAGLNYAMSLHAYMMAHAAGFDENMFLDAATRTYVEETGGANFLFVTKDGTVVTPKSNSILPSITRRSLLYIAEHILGMKVEERPVPFAELPEFAECGLCGTAAVISPVGSVTYGDKVITLPSGMEHMGPVLQKLYDTLRGIQLGTVEAPEGWIRKIC, from the coding sequence ATGGCAAAGGCGGATATTGACTGGGGAAATCTGGGGTTTGGCTATCGTGCGCTGCCGCAGCGCTATGTATCGGACTATGCGGACGGCGCGTGGGATGCGGGCGGGCTCACGTCCGATGCGACCGTTGTGCTCAGTGAATGCGCGGGCATCCTGCACTACTGTCAGGAGGTGTTCGAGGGGCTGAAGGCATATGAAACGGTGCATGGCGATATTGTGACGTTCCGTCCCGACCTCAATGCGGCGCGTATGTATCACTCGGCGGCGTATCTTGAGATGCCGTCGTTTCCGCAGGAGCGTTTTCTGGAGGCGGTGGATGCGGTGGTCGCTGCGAATCGTGACTATGTGCCGCCGTACGGTTCGGATGCCTCGCTCTACCTGCGCCCTCTGATTTTCGCCACGGGCGAGGTCATCGGGGTAAAGCCGGCGGATGCGTATCAGTTCCGTCTCTTTGCTACGCCGGTCGGCCCGTACTTCAAGGGCGGGGCGAAGCCCGTGCGCCTCTGTGTGAGTGATTTTGACCGTGCGGCACCGCACGGTACGGGGCATATCAAGGCAGGGCTGAACTATGCGATGAGTCTCCATGCCTATATGATGGCACACGCAGCTGGGTTTGACGAGAATATGTTCCTCGATGCTGCAACGCGCACCTATGTTGAGGAGACGGGCGGGGCGAACTTCCTGTTTGTCACGAAGGATGGTACTGTCGTCACGCCGAAGTCGAATTCCATCCTGCCGTCGATCACGCGCCGTTCCCTGCTCTATATCGCGGAGCACATTCTCGGGATGAAGGTGGAGGAACGGCCCGTTCCCTTTGCGGAGCTTCCGGAGTTTGCCGAGTGCGGCTTGTGCGGAACCGCTGCGGTGATCTCGCCTGTCGGCTCGGTGACGTACGGGGACAAGGTGATCACCCTCCCGAGCGGGATGGAGCACATGGGTCCTGTTCTGCAAAAACTCTATGACACGCTGCGCGGTATTCAGCTCGGCACGGTGGAGGCGCCCGAGGGCTGGATCCGCAAGATCTGCTGA
- a CDS encoding NAD(P)H-hydrate dehydratase, producing the protein MNVSFAEDMRRIDARAVSDYGLPAVALMENAGRRSAEEAAAMVGGAADKVFAVFAGGGNNGGDAFAAARHLMNMGARVKMFFTGTEERLGEAARAMYDALRAMGVEIRPLASDRDWDRLRVSLRFADAVVDGILGTGTRGELRAETVRLIEEINAAGKPVMAIDLPSGVEADTGRIAAAAVRAQRTLALGLPKVGHLIGQGANAAGKLLVDDIGIPHALLDGEELRQSLITRETAAKLLPVRARDAHKGTCGRILVLAGSLGMTGAAALAAQAALRIGAGLVTLAVPERIYPVLAAKMTEAMVVPVPDEGTGRFGGLKALESALALAAQADAVLIGPGLGRAVETSEFVRLFAADVKAPLVMDADAIYAFRSHLGDLRDLPQVPILTPHLGEFAGLLGKNTDEVAADLLHEAREAARAHQAVFVVKSACTIVVYPDGDAFFTTVGNAGMATAGAGDVLAGAIAGLMRQMESGMTPLVGVYAHGRAGDLAYEAHGNGLVAGDILRRLPKALRELG; encoded by the coding sequence ATGAATGTATCGTTTGCAGAGGATATGCGTCGGATTGATGCGCGTGCGGTCAGCGACTACGGGCTGCCCGCTGTCGCCCTGATGGAAAATGCCGGACGGCGGTCGGCGGAAGAAGCGGCAGCAATGGTCGGGGGCGCGGCGGACAAGGTGTTTGCGGTCTTTGCCGGTGGCGGGAACAACGGCGGGGATGCGTTTGCAGCGGCACGGCATCTGATGAATATGGGGGCGCGTGTGAAGATGTTCTTTACGGGGACGGAAGAACGTCTCGGCGAGGCTGCGCGTGCGATGTACGATGCCCTGCGTGCGATGGGGGTGGAGATCCGCCCGCTTGCGAGTGATCGGGACTGGGATCGGCTGCGCGTATCGCTGCGGTTTGCGGATGCGGTTGTGGACGGCATTCTCGGTACGGGGACGCGCGGGGAACTGCGTGCGGAGACGGTGCGGCTCATCGAGGAGATCAATGCGGCGGGGAAACCGGTCATGGCGATTGATCTGCCGAGCGGCGTGGAGGCGGATACGGGGCGCATCGCTGCGGCGGCTGTGCGTGCGCAGCGGACGTTGGCACTCGGGCTGCCGAAGGTGGGGCATCTCATCGGGCAGGGAGCGAATGCCGCCGGCAAGCTGCTCGTGGACGATATTGGCATACCTCATGCGCTGTTGGACGGGGAGGAACTGCGCCAGTCTCTCATCACACGGGAGACTGCGGCGAAGCTGCTGCCCGTACGCGCACGCGATGCACACAAGGGAACGTGCGGACGCATTCTCGTCCTCGCGGGATCGCTCGGTATGACGGGGGCGGCGGCACTCGCGGCACAGGCGGCGCTGCGCATCGGGGCGGGACTGGTGACACTCGCCGTGCCGGAGAGGATCTATCCTGTGCTTGCGGCGAAGATGACGGAGGCGATGGTCGTGCCCGTGCCCGATGAGGGGACGGGACGTTTCGGCGGGCTCAAGGCGCTTGAGTCTGCGCTTGCTCTTGCGGCACAGGCGGACGCTGTGCTGATCGGGCCGGGACTTGGCCGTGCGGTAGAGACGAGCGAGTTTGTCCGGCTCTTTGCCGCTGATGTGAAGGCTCCGCTCGTGATGGATGCCGATGCGATCTATGCGTTCCGCAGTCATCTTGGCGATCTGCGGGATTTGCCGCAGGTGCCGATTCTGACACCGCACCTCGGTGAGTTTGCGGGGCTGTTGGGCAAGAATACGGACGAGGTCGCTGCGGATCTTCTGCATGAGGCACGGGAGGCGGCGCGCGCCCATCAGGCGGTATTCGTCGTCAAAAGTGCGTGTACGATCGTCGTCTATCCCGACGGGGATGCGTTCTTTACCACGGTCGGCAATGCGGGGATGGCGACGGCGGGAGCGGGCGATGTCCTCGCAGGGGCGATTGCGGGGCTGATGCGTCAGATGGAGAGCGGGATGACACCGCTCGTCGGGGTCTATGCGCACGGTCGTGCGGGGGATCTTGCCTATGAGGCACACGGAAACGGCCTCGTGGCGGGCGATATTCTGCGCCGTTTGCCGAAGGCTCTGAGGGAACTCGGTTGA
- the acpS gene encoding holo-ACP synthase, with protein MILGIGSDIVHIPRVVRAVKHPHFLERVYTAGERAYAAMRGKGMTASLAARFAGKEAVLKAFGTGLRGGCLHDVEILPDTLGAPKVHLSGYFAARAAEMGVTNVWITLSHERDYALAYCVLEGQR; from the coding sequence ATGATTTTGGGCATCGGCAGTGATATTGTCCATATCCCGCGTGTGGTGCGTGCTGTTAAGCATCCACATTTTTTGGAGCGCGTCTATACGGCGGGGGAACGCGCCTATGCCGCGATGCGGGGGAAGGGGATGACGGCGAGCCTTGCCGCGCGCTTTGCGGGCAAGGAGGCGGTGCTCAAGGCGTTCGGGACAGGGCTGCGCGGCGGCTGTCTGCATGATGTGGAGATTCTGCCCGATACACTCGGCGCGCCAAAGGTACACCTCAGCGGGTATTTTGCCGCGCGTGCGGCTGAGATGGGTGTGACAAATGTATGGATCACGCTCAGTCATGAGCGTGACTATGCGCTCGCCTATTGTGTTTTGGAGGGTCAGCGATGA
- a CDS encoding flagellar motor protein MotB, whose protein sequence is MARKKHAKPHEEEAGEAWLLPYSDLMTLLLALFIALFAMSQTDASKMQALAQAFTAAFNMGGPSFFSGMGPATAINSATTQGQDNANDAYMKENETLREVQEKIEQYVKENNLQDQVSTELSEDGLMIRLKEKALFASGSATLEGQAEQIVPVIASLLAALPERVTISGHTDNVPISTAQFPSNWELSSARAVSLMRGLMGVQPSLNPARFSALGYSEYRPIASNDTDEGRAQNRRVEVFIARSMRFSQDDSISASDGKVVTSANAPSTTMPTAKPSSESAASGGTPEMGTSMRPTHSSPGLVPAPLQH, encoded by the coding sequence ATGGCGCGTAAGAAGCATGCGAAGCCGCATGAGGAGGAAGCGGGCGAGGCTTGGCTGCTGCCCTACTCCGATCTGATGACGCTGCTCTTGGCGCTCTTCATCGCTCTGTTCGCGATGTCGCAGACGGATGCGTCAAAGATGCAGGCGCTCGCACAGGCGTTCACGGCGGCGTTTAATATGGGCGGGCCGTCGTTCTTCTCCGGCATGGGGCCTGCGACGGCGATCAACTCGGCGACGACGCAGGGACAGGACAATGCCAACGATGCTTATATGAAGGAAAATGAGACGCTGCGCGAGGTGCAGGAGAAAATCGAGCAGTATGTCAAGGAGAACAATCTCCAAGATCAGGTGTCGACGGAGCTGTCTGAGGACGGGCTGATGATCCGTCTGAAGGAGAAGGCTCTCTTTGCCTCCGGCTCTGCGACATTGGAGGGGCAGGCGGAGCAGATCGTACCTGTGATCGCGAGTCTCCTCGCTGCGCTGCCGGAGCGTGTGACGATCTCCGGGCATACGGACAATGTGCCGATCTCAACGGCGCAGTTCCCGTCGAACTGGGAACTGAGTTCCGCGCGTGCGGTGAGTCTCATGCGTGGTCTCATGGGGGTGCAGCCGTCGCTGAACCCGGCACGGTTCAGCGCACTCGGCTACAGCGAGTATCGTCCGATCGCCTCAAACGATACAGACGAGGGACGTGCCCAGAATCGGCGCGTTGAGGTGTTCATTGCCCGAAGTATGCGGTTCAGTCAGGACGATTCGATCAGTGCTTCGGATGGTAAAGTGGTGACGAGTGCCAATGCTCCCTCGACGACAATGCCGACGGCAAAGCCGTCGTCCGAGTCTGCGGCATCCGGCGGAACGCCGGAGATGGGGACGTCGATGCGTCCGACACATTCTTCGCCCGGGCTTGTACCGGCGCCGCTGCAGCACTGA
- the motA gene encoding flagellar motor stator protein MotA: protein MGAFVLEKSTVIGLIMGVISIFVGMILKGAPLSALNNPAAFLIIIGGTFSCLFIGFRMEQMGNFIKLIKKTCQVPQLQEKGQLVQQFIELSQIARREGILALESKAQEIQDPFFRTGLGMVIDGMDPDFVGDVLDAELSIMQERHAEGRSMFTQAGTYAPTLGVLGAVVGLIAALGNLNDIDKLGHSIAAAFVATILGIFTGYVLWMPFANKLKIMSEQEVSQKRMIIEGILSLQAGDSPTAIEAKLMVFIPQTEREALKGEG, encoded by the coding sequence ATGGGGGCATTCGTTTTGGAAAAATCAACGGTCATCGGGCTGATTATGGGTGTCATTTCGATCTTTGTCGGTATGATTTTGAAGGGCGCGCCGCTGTCGGCGCTCAACAACCCGGCGGCATTCCTCATTATCATCGGCGGTACGTTCTCATGTCTGTTCATCGGTTTCCGTATGGAGCAGATGGGGAACTTCATCAAGCTGATCAAGAAGACCTGTCAAGTTCCGCAGTTGCAGGAAAAGGGGCAGCTCGTACAGCAGTTCATCGAGCTGTCGCAGATTGCGCGCCGTGAGGGCATCCTTGCACTTGAGAGTAAGGCACAGGAGATTCAGGATCCGTTCTTCCGCACGGGTCTCGGCATGGTCATCGACGGCATGGATCCCGACTTCGTGGGCGATGTGTTGGATGCGGAGCTCTCGATCATGCAGGAGCGTCACGCCGAAGGGCGTTCGATGTTCACACAGGCGGGGACGTACGCGCCGACGTTGGGCGTTCTGGGCGCGGTCGTCGGTCTGATCGCGGCTCTTGGCAACCTGAACGATATTGACAAGCTCGGTCATTCGATCGCTGCTGCGTTCGTTGCGACGATCCTAGGTATCTTTACGGGATACGTTCTCTGGATGCCGTTCGCGAACAAGCTCAAGATCATGTCGGAGCAGGAGGTCAGTCAGAAGCGCATGATCATCGAGGGAATCCTGTCGCTGCAGGCGGGCGATTCTCCGACGGCGATCGAGGCAAAGCTCATGGTATTCATCCCGCAGACGGAGCGTGAGGCACTGAAGGGAGAGGGCTGA
- a CDS encoding LysR family transcriptional regulator — MELRQLEYFQMASRLKNITRAAERLRVSQPNITVAIKKLEAELGIQLFDRSQKQLSLTPEGAVFLARVEVALRNIQDAVLEVNDYKQLQKGTIKIGIPPMMGAYLFPRIFSSFQRRYSHLDVYLHEEGSVAIREQLERDELDFGIIIIPDSSSNLQLLPMARSQIVCCIPEDSDLAARKAVTLQDIEERSLIMLKEGSFLRQTMLQKMKAADVTPNIVLESNQVVTILGLVASGVGNAFLLEMIARDAPGVRAIPLATPVYVDVGLAWKRDRYISRAAQSFIEFSKDILSHQTDHAIL; from the coding sequence ATGGAACTACGGCAATTGGAATATTTCCAAATGGCAAGCCGCCTGAAAAACATCACACGCGCTGCCGAACGCCTCCGCGTCTCTCAACCGAACATCACCGTCGCCATCAAAAAGCTTGAGGCAGAGCTTGGCATACAGCTCTTCGACCGCAGCCAGAAGCAGCTCTCGCTCACGCCGGAGGGCGCTGTATTCCTCGCGCGCGTCGAAGTCGCTCTGCGCAACATACAGGATGCCGTGCTCGAAGTCAACGATTACAAGCAGCTGCAGAAGGGGACGATCAAAATCGGCATTCCGCCGATGATGGGCGCGTATCTGTTCCCGCGGATCTTTTCGAGCTTTCAGCGCCGCTACTCGCATCTCGACGTATATCTGCACGAGGAGGGATCGGTCGCCATCCGCGAACAGTTGGAGCGCGACGAGCTGGACTTCGGCATCATCATCATCCCCGACTCCTCATCGAACCTCCAACTTCTCCCAATGGCACGCAGCCAGATCGTCTGCTGCATCCCGGAGGACAGCGATCTTGCCGCACGCAAGGCAGTCACCCTACAGGACATCGAGGAGCGCAGCCTCATCATGCTCAAGGAAGGCTCGTTCCTCCGTCAGACCATGCTGCAAAAGATGAAGGCGGCGGATGTCACGCCCAACATCGTCCTTGAGTCCAATCAGGTCGTCACCATCCTTGGACTCGTCGCGAGCGGTGTCGGCAACGCCTTCCTACTGGAAATGATCGCCCGCGACGCACCCGGCGTACGCGCGATACCGCTTGCCACACCGGTCTACGTGGATGTCGGACTCGCATGGAAACGCGACCGCTATATCTCGCGTGCCGCGCAGTCCTTCATCGAGTTCAGCAAGGACATCCTCAGCCATCAGACGGATCATGCGATCCTATAG